DNA sequence from the Cystobacter ferrugineus genome:
CTCGTCGAACACGAGGTAGGCGGGTGTGCCTCGGACGCCATAGGCCTGGGCGATGGAGCAATCGTCCACCGCCACCGGGTGGTGGAAGCCCAGGCGCTTCACCGTGGCCTCGATGTCGTTCGTATCCATGGCCTGGTCCGGCGCCTGGCCCTTCATGGGCACGTGGACGCCAATCACCTGGAGCCCTCGGGGGATGAATTCCCGCACCAGGGACTGGAGCCTCGGGAACTGGGACTGGCTGGAGGCGAAGCGCTCCGTCCAGAAGTACAGCAGCACGGGCCGGCCGTGCAGGTCGTGAACGTGTACCGGAGCGTTGATCCAACCGCCCGGTGGATCCAACACCGTCAGGGAAACGTCGAGAGAGGACTTGGAGGACATGCCCTGAAGCTATGCATCGGCGTCGTGCCCTCCGGCGCCCCCGGCCCCCAGGCCGCTCTCCGTCCGCCCGGGGGATGGCGCGCCGCGTCTCCCGCGCCTGACGCGGCGAGTCGCGGATGTCAATCCCAAAGCGCCCGTGCGGTTTTCAATTTCTGAGAAAGCAAGGTAGATTGGCCTCCCCTGCCTGGCAGCTCTGCATGCAGGCCCCCCGGAAGTTCGAGCAGGAGGCACTCCCCCATGAAGCAGTTCCTGAGCGCGGCCGCCGTGGCCGTCACCACGCTGATGGGAGCCGAGGCATCGGCGACCAACTACACGCTGTGGATTCACGGCAGGAATGGCGGCAGCACCCAGTCGGGCAACTACAACGACTTCAGCTATTGGGGTCCGAGCAGCACCGCGGCGGGCGTGAACAAGAAGGCCGTCAACTGGAAAGGCAACCAGCGCATCTCCGTGGAGAACTACCGCATCCGCGACGCGCTCGACTGCTTCTGCACGGGTGGCAACTGGTGCTACGTCGCCGCGCACAGCGCGGGGGATTTGCA
Encoded proteins:
- a CDS encoding TlpA family protein disulfide reductase, with the translated sequence MSSKSSLDVSLTVLDPPGGWINAPVHVHDLHGRPVLLYFWTERFASSQSQFPRLQSLVREFIPRGLQVIGVHVPMKGQAPDQAMDTNDIEATVKRLGFHHPVAVDDCSIAQAYGVRGTPAYLVFDESLKLRLRVMGDESLEEVLRPLLERLTSAESTAGASAP